In one Acidobacteriota bacterium genomic region, the following are encoded:
- the pal gene encoding peptidoglycan-associated lipoprotein Pal translates to MTRMWMVWSVILGLALVLVACGPKPAPTTPDDMAVETTPEPPKEVEPPPAPPTTEDQQESPWWENKDLVELNDEAAKRGFHPNVYFEFDQANLTEDARQKLEDNARFLKENPELTSTVEGHCDERGTVDYNLALGERRANSAVDFVSSLGVNQSRLRTISYGEERPVCTQSTESCWARNRRAYFILGFGG, encoded by the coding sequence ATGACTCGCATGTGGATGGTCTGGAGCGTGATCCTCGGCCTGGCATTGGTCCTGGTCGCTTGCGGTCCGAAGCCGGCCCCGACGACCCCCGATGACATGGCCGTAGAGACGACTCCAGAACCCCCGAAAGAAGTAGAGCCGCCGCCGGCGCCGCCGACCACGGAAGACCAGCAGGAGTCTCCCTGGTGGGAAAACAAGGATCTGGTGGAGCTCAACGATGAGGCCGCCAAGCGCGGTTTCCACCCCAACGTCTACTTCGAGTTCGATCAGGCGAACCTCACCGAGGACGCCCGTCAGAAGCTCGAAGACAACGCCCGCTTCCTGAAGGAGAACCCGGAGCTCACCTCCACCGTGGAAGGCCACTGTGACGAGCGTGGCACGGTCGACTACAACCTCGCCCTGGGCGAGCGCCGCGCCAACTCCGCGGTGGACTTCGTGAGCAGCCTCGGTGTCAACCAGAGCCGTCTCCGGACCATCAGCTACGGTGAGGAGCGCCCGGTTTGCACCCAGAGCACCGAAAGCTGCTGGGCTCGCAACCGTCGCGCCTACTTCATTCTGGGCTTCGGCGGATAA